The following are from one region of the Calypte anna isolate BGI_N300 chromosome 13, bCalAnn1_v1.p, whole genome shotgun sequence genome:
- the LECT2 gene encoding leukocyte cell-derived chemotaxin-2, which produces MKMHRVTAVIILLVAISTAAAAQWGRVCSGQSSNRIRGCDSHGCGRYNAPRGSRKHKGVDVVCTDGSEVYAPFTGTIDKQAKPYGNGNAIDDGVQLSGSGFCIKMFYIKPIKYRGSIKKGEKIGVLLPMQRVYRGIISHVHIQNCDLSDPTSNL; this is translated from the exons ATGAAAATGCACCGAGTCACAGCAGTCATCATCTTGCTGGTTGCCATCTCCACTG ctgctgcagcacaatGGGGGAGAGTCTGCTCAGGTCAATCCTCCAACAGAATCAGAGGCTGTGACTCCCATGGCTGTGGCAGATACAATGCTCCCAG AGGCTCAAGGAAGCACAAGGGAGTGGACGTGGTGTGCACGGACGGCTCGGAGGTGTACGCACCCTTCACGGGCACCATTGACAAACAAGCCAAGCCCTACGGAAACGGCAACGCCATCGATGATGGAGTCCAACTCTCAGGATCAG GATTCTGCATTAAGATGTTTTACATCAAACCCATCAAGTACAGAGGCTCCAtcaagaaaggagagaaaatcgGTGTCCTGCTACCCATGCAAAGGGTCTACAGAGGAATCATCTCCCATGTCCACATCCAGAACTGCGACTTATCAGACCCTACTTCCAACCTGTAA